In a genomic window of Helianthus annuus cultivar XRQ/B chromosome 10, HanXRQr2.0-SUNRISE, whole genome shotgun sequence:
- the LOC110886897 gene encoding sugar transport protein 14, with product MAGGGMVSDKGGARAELYEYRITWYFIFTCIVAALGGSLFGYDLGVSGGVTSMDHFLKEFFPKVYKRKQAHLKETDYCKYDNQILTLFTSSLYFAALVSTFFASHVTRNRGRRASILWGAVSFFLGAIVNAAAQNIAMLIIGRCLLGVGIGFGNQAVPLYLSEMAPAKIRGRVNQLFQLTTCLGIFIANFVNNGTEKHSWGWRLSLGLATVPATLMFVGGLFLPETPNSLVEQGRLDEGRTVLEKVRGTKNIEAEFQDLIEASEAAKAVKHPFRNLLKRKNRPQLIIGALGIPAFQQLTGMNSVLFYAPVIFQSLGFGSGTSLWSSTITSGTLVAATFISMFFVDKFGRRAFFLEAGTEMIICMVAVAITLALKFGQGVELPKGIGIFLVILICIFVLAYGRSWGPLGWLVPSELFPLETRSAGQSIVVCVNMFFTALVAQCFLVSLCHLKYGIFLLFAALIVIMTCFIYFLLPETKQVPIEEIHLLWRKHWLWKHYCAPEDEFENKGMKPV from the exons ATGGCTGGCGGCGGAATGGTGAGCGACAAGGGCGGCGCAAGGGCGGAGTTGTACGAGTACAGGATCACCTGGTACTTTATATTCACTTGCATAGTTGCGGCTCTCGGTGGATCTTTGTTTGGATATGATCTCGGTGTCTCCG GTGGAGTAACATCCATGGACCATTTCTTGAAAGAATTTTTCCCAAAAGTTTACAAAAGAAAACAAGCACATCTCAAAGAAACTGACTACTGCAAATATGACAACCAAATCCTCACACTTTTCACTTCCTCACTTTACTTTGCAGCCCTTGTTTCCACTTTTTTTGCATCCCATGTCACCCGAAACCGCGGCCGGAGGGCCAGTATTCTCTGGGGCGCCGTTAGCTTCTTCCTCGGTGCCATCGTAAATGCCGCAGCTCAAAACATTGCCATGCTCATCATTGGCCGTTGCCTTCTCGGTGTTGGAATCGGATTCGGGAACCAA GCAGTTCCTCTTTATCTGTCGGAAATGGCGCCAGCGAAGATCAGAGGTAGAGTAAACCAACTGTTTCAGTTGACAACTTGTTTAGGCATATTCATAGCCAACTTTGTAAACAATGGAACTGAGAAACACTCATGGGGGTGGAGATTATCACTCGGGTTAGCTACAGTCCCCGCGACATTAATGTTCGTTGGCGGACTATTCCTGCCCGAAACCCCAAACAGTTTAGTTGAACAAGGAAGATTAGATGAAGGAAGAACAGTTCTTGAAAAAGTTAGAGGTACAAAAAACATAGAAGCCGAGTTTCAAGATCTTATTGAAGCAAGCGAGGCTGCGAAAGCCGTAAAACATCCATTTAGAAACCTTTTAAAGAGGAAAAACCGGCCGCAGTTGATCATAGGAGCTTTGGGTATACCTGCATTTCAACAACTTACAGGCATGAACTCGGTTTTGTTCTACGCACCGGTGATCTTTCAGAGCTTGGGGTTTGGATCTGGTACATCTTTATGGTCATCAACAATCACTAGTGGCACTCTTGTTGCTGCTACCTTTATCTCAATGTTTTTTGTTGATAAATTTGGTAGAAGAGCCTTTTTCTTGGAAGCTGGCACTGAAATGATCATCTGCATG GTGGCTGTGGCGATAACCTTAGCTCTCAAATTTGGACAAGGTGTTGAGCTACCAAAAGGAATTGGGATTTTTCTTGTGATTTTGATCTGCATTTTCGTTTTAGCGTATGGGCGATCATGGGGTCCGTTGGGTTGGCTAGTTCCAAGTGAATTGTTTCCGTTAGAAACAAGATCGGCAGGGCAAAGTATTGTTGTTTGTGTCAACATGTTCTTTACGGCTTTGGTAGCGCAATGCTTCCTCGTGTCACTATGTCATCTCAAATACGGAATCTTTTTGTTGTTTGCCGCGTTGATTGTGATCATGACCTGCTTCATCTATTTCTTGTTACCGGAAACCAAACAAGTTCCAATTGAAGAGATACATTTGCTATGGCGAAAACACTGGCTATGGAAACATTATTGCGCGCCTGAAGATGAGTTCGAAAACAAAGGAATGAAACCTGTTTAA